In one window of Microbacterium natoriense DNA:
- a CDS encoding GNAT family N-acetyltransferase, translated as MSELRLVELSAATIVAVNNLSLKPGQEQFLAPVSYGIAATVVNPKTSWQRVILDRNEVVGFVSANFDPEAPEEHFRSVLWRINVDADDQGRGVGRFAVEALIAEAHERGVEHVNVIYEAGDGGPENFFRRVGFTPVGETAYGEVIAEIRVSS; from the coding sequence ATGTCCGAACTGCGCTTGGTCGAACTCTCCGCCGCGACGATCGTCGCCGTGAACAACCTGTCGCTCAAGCCCGGGCAGGAACAGTTCCTCGCTCCCGTGTCGTATGGCATCGCCGCGACCGTGGTGAACCCGAAGACCTCGTGGCAGCGCGTCATCCTCGATCGCAATGAGGTGGTCGGCTTCGTGAGCGCGAACTTCGACCCCGAGGCGCCGGAGGAGCACTTCCGCTCCGTGCTGTGGCGCATCAACGTCGATGCCGACGACCAGGGTCGTGGCGTGGGCCGTTTCGCGGTCGAGGCTCTCATCGCCGAGGCGCACGAACGCGGCGTCGAGCACGTCAACGTCATCTACGAGGCCGGCGATGGCGGCCCCGAGAACTTCTTCCGCCGCGTGGGATTCACGCCTGTCGGCGAGACCGCCTACGGCGAAGTCATCGCCGAGATCCGAGTCTCTTCCTAG
- a CDS encoding LacI family DNA-binding transcriptional regulator — translation MTTIHEVAQAAGVSISTVSYALSGKRPISEKTRRRIEEAAQSLGYQPDAGARMLAGRRTHIFALTEPLRADTHAPTHMAFVLATAVAARRRGYDILLLTDEQTSEGMNRVTASNLVDAILVLDVAPDDERAAIARTMRTPTIFIGIPDDAQGLTCVDLDFEAAGSIAVDRLADAGHERITLLGQTEVAYRKSNFPRRLLHGVEDRALERGVAVDWVTTGTAATDVAAVREAAASALDRGHRAFIVHAVDDVHEALLSVLAERELRVGHDVSIVSAAASFDTSTLSAPIDTIPLIPQQSCELAVELAVRHLEDGPSSTGIHLLPPEYRTAGSVAPPG, via the coding sequence ATGACGACGATCCACGAGGTGGCCCAGGCCGCCGGCGTATCGATCAGCACCGTGTCGTACGCGCTGAGCGGCAAAAGGCCGATCTCCGAGAAGACGCGTCGCCGTATCGAAGAGGCTGCCCAGTCGCTGGGGTATCAGCCCGACGCGGGCGCGCGGATGCTGGCGGGCCGCCGCACGCACATCTTCGCCCTCACCGAGCCGCTGCGCGCCGACACGCACGCGCCGACGCACATGGCGTTCGTCCTCGCCACCGCGGTCGCCGCGCGCCGTCGCGGGTACGACATCCTGCTTCTCACGGACGAGCAGACCTCGGAGGGGATGAACAGAGTCACGGCGAGCAACCTCGTCGACGCCATCCTCGTGCTCGATGTGGCCCCCGACGATGAACGGGCCGCGATCGCTCGCACGATGCGCACCCCGACGATCTTCATCGGCATCCCCGACGACGCGCAGGGACTCACCTGCGTCGACCTGGACTTCGAGGCGGCGGGAAGCATCGCGGTCGACCGCCTCGCCGACGCCGGGCACGAGCGCATCACCCTGCTGGGCCAGACCGAGGTCGCGTACCGCAAGTCCAACTTCCCCCGCCGCCTCCTGCACGGAGTGGAGGATCGGGCCCTCGAGCGGGGCGTCGCTGTCGACTGGGTCACGACGGGCACGGCCGCAACCGACGTCGCCGCCGTCCGAGAGGCGGCGGCATCCGCTCTCGATCGCGGCCACCGCGCCTTCATCGTGCACGCCGTCGACGACGTGCACGAGGCGCTCCTGTCGGTCCTCGCCGAGCGGGAGCTGCGCGTCGGCCACGACGTGTCGATCGTCTCGGCGGCGGCGTCCTTCGACACGTCCACGCTGTCCGCCCCCATCGACACGATTCCGCTGATCCCGCAGCAGTCGTGCGAGCTCGCCGTCGAACTCGCCGTGCGGCACCTCGAGGACGGACCATCCTCGACCGGCATCCACCTTCTTCCGCCCGAGTACCGCACCGCCGGCTCTGTCGCTCCCCCGGGATAG